A single genomic interval of Blastopirellula marina harbors:
- a CDS encoding M56 family metallopeptidase encodes MNGFLTQFLTVWLETLWRITWQGTVVVLIALLIDYQWKSMPPIWRNWLWRLAFLKIAFAILPLSIPLPLLPVSAEPTALTATSDFIDVPLSASASDTFQSPLPPLKLLLFSAWVVGFTACAISIWESGRRVRKELQKSTSTLASSLLMQNVRAISHKLGLTVIPEVRLASGSNSPCLLTRKKRSIILLPERWLESCSMSELRLSLTHELAHLARGDLAWNRFLVWSRAVLFFHPLVWIAVRRYLLSQEMACDRIAIAETGGNRGEFARLLVQLAEHATATPMSTVAMTGSTSSLKERIASMYQVHYKPTKFIAGAMTAMGVLSLIPFAIAQQREQATTNQDSGGPNVSVSASAFSRGSGSADGMGAGGGMGRGNSDGDSRGFGFGGAMTRSRSQSRGGTSISINTNPTPGAPKPATLSQTNLEKPSRMKQSMISGNTGGNDAWTRTTEATLNGDNITIVEKPNTISFTLEHPDGTKEVFVANDLRDLALQSRSAAAIYRKLLKPTSTAGNNTGIAASPGNSMPLDARVLLRQQLQSMKDEQGSQGAAFDLLLNELDALGR; translated from the coding sequence ATGAATGGCTTTCTGACTCAGTTCCTTACCGTTTGGCTCGAAACCCTCTGGCGGATAACCTGGCAAGGTACCGTTGTCGTGCTGATTGCCTTGCTGATCGACTACCAATGGAAGTCGATGCCGCCAATCTGGCGAAATTGGCTGTGGCGATTGGCGTTTCTCAAGATTGCTTTCGCGATACTACCTCTCTCAATTCCACTTCCGCTGCTTCCAGTCTCTGCGGAGCCAACCGCACTTACGGCAACAAGTGATTTCATCGACGTTCCGCTTTCAGCATCTGCTTCTGATACGTTTCAATCCCCTCTTCCGCCGTTGAAGCTTCTCTTATTTTCAGCCTGGGTCGTCGGCTTCACCGCTTGCGCGATTTCAATTTGGGAGAGTGGCAGGCGAGTCCGAAAAGAACTTCAGAAGTCGACCTCCACTCTGGCAAGTAGCCTGCTCATGCAGAATGTACGAGCGATTAGTCACAAGTTAGGCCTAACGGTCATTCCCGAGGTTCGGCTGGCATCAGGATCGAATAGTCCCTGTCTACTTACCCGAAAGAAGCGATCGATCATTCTTCTTCCGGAGCGGTGGCTTGAATCGTGTTCGATGTCCGAGCTGCGATTGTCTCTGACCCACGAACTCGCGCACTTGGCACGTGGTGATTTAGCGTGGAATCGTTTTTTGGTTTGGTCGCGTGCGGTGCTGTTCTTCCATCCTTTGGTTTGGATTGCTGTGCGACGATACCTGCTGTCTCAAGAAATGGCCTGCGATCGTATCGCGATTGCGGAAACGGGTGGGAATCGCGGCGAGTTCGCGCGTCTTCTCGTACAACTTGCGGAACACGCTACGGCAACTCCTATGAGCACCGTGGCGATGACAGGGTCAACTTCTAGTCTCAAGGAAAGGATCGCGTCGATGTACCAGGTACACTACAAACCGACTAAGTTTATCGCAGGGGCGATGACGGCAATGGGAGTTCTAAGCCTCATTCCATTTGCGATTGCCCAACAGCGTGAGCAAGCCACAACGAACCAAGATTCGGGCGGGCCGAACGTGTCTGTATCTGCGAGCGCGTTTTCTCGCGGGTCAGGATCTGCGGACGGCATGGGGGCCGGAGGAGGCATGGGAAGAGGGAATTCCGACGGGGATTCGCGGGGCTTTGGTTTTGGCGGCGCTATGACACGTTCCAGGTCGCAGTCGCGCGGTGGAACTTCGATATCGATCAACACGAATCCCACGCCAGGGGCCCCAAAACCGGCCACTCTGTCTCAAACGAATCTTGAGAAACCCTCAAGGATGAAACAATCGATGATTTCGGGGAATACAGGTGGTAATGACGCGTGGACGCGAACCACCGAAGCAACGCTCAATGGCGACAACATAACGATTGTTGAAAAGCCCAATACCATTTCGTTCACACTCGAGCATCCAGATGGAACGAAAGAGGTTTTTGTCGCAAACGACCTACGCGATTTGGCGCTTCAATCCCGCTCAGCGGCCGCGATCTATCGTAAGCTATTGAAACCAACATCGACTGCCGGCAACAACACAGGAATTGCCGCCAGTCCGGGAAATAGCATGCCGCTTGACGCCCGCGTTCTGCTGCGGCAACAACTTCAGTCCATGAAAGACGAACAAGGTTCCCAAGGTGCGGCGTTCGATCTTTTGCTCAATGAATTAGACGCACTTGGAAGATAA
- a CDS encoding BlaI/MecI/CopY family transcriptional regulator, with protein sequence MPKRKPLGKVELELLQAVEQLQPVSVRTLAEHLADKTGQARTTILTTLERLRAKGCVTRRSIKGVNHYSPRVAVSELLPRIVDDFVQKMLGGSVSPFVAYLQDQKEVDPDELAQLKSLVEDLEAKQALKEKRKKK encoded by the coding sequence ATGCCGAAGCGCAAACCTCTGGGCAAAGTTGAACTCGAATTGCTGCAAGCAGTCGAACAGCTGCAGCCGGTGTCCGTTCGAACTTTGGCGGAACATCTGGCGGACAAAACAGGTCAGGCCCGGACCACCATCTTGACAACTCTCGAACGGTTGCGGGCCAAGGGTTGCGTGACGCGACGTTCCATTAAAGGGGTCAACCACTACTCGCCACGCGTCGCGGTATCGGAACTGTTACCTCGCATTGTGGATGACTTCGTGCAGAAGATGCTTGGTGGATCTGTTTCTCCTTTTGTCGCTTATTTACAAGACCAGAAGGAAGTCGATCCCGACGAGTTGGCTCAATTGAAATCGTTGGTGGAAGATCTCGAGGCCAAGCAGGCCCTAAAGGAAAAGAGGAAGAAGAAATGA